The following coding sequences lie in one Candidatus Nitrospira allomarina genomic window:
- a CDS encoding thiolase C-terminal domain-containing protein → MRPVYMISGGITKFAKAHPDKDFRLMVKEAYDAALQDVPGLSKDMVDGGVGSYFSDHFTRQLKAASMAHDYLGLCPKPSKRVEGGGATGGLCFQSAWEAIASGRMHCCVAYGFETMSRVNTWKGNEFIALASDTNFDFPVGGFYSGYYAMMVNRHMHEFGTTVEQMAMVSVKNHLNALYNPYAQKAKRLTVKQVRESPMVATPLTMEDICTMSDGAAVCILADETIAEQVCDRPVHITGIGSGSDAMRMADRPHGKVPLLPHEQESDYARLKYPGVHSFRGGRMAAKLAYEMAGIRNPLEDLSFVELHDAYTSSEIQTYEDLGLCKYGEGGSFIEKGIPFMPGIEYDLPLPDQGRFPVNPSGGLLACGHPVGATGLMQAVFAFWQLQGTIEKHLGSPALQLRDPRRGLIHSHAGTGTYITVSILERT, encoded by the coding sequence CCCTCCAGGACGTACCTGGCTTATCGAAAGACATGGTTGATGGCGGGGTCGGCTCCTATTTTTCAGATCATTTCACCCGACAGCTCAAAGCCGCCAGCATGGCACACGATTACCTGGGACTGTGCCCTAAACCGTCAAAACGGGTCGAAGGGGGCGGAGCCACGGGAGGCCTGTGTTTTCAATCAGCCTGGGAAGCGATCGCCTCCGGACGAATGCATTGCTGTGTGGCGTATGGATTTGAAACCATGTCCCGGGTCAACACCTGGAAGGGAAACGAATTTATTGCGTTGGCTTCCGATACGAATTTCGACTTTCCGGTCGGCGGGTTTTACAGCGGGTACTATGCCATGATGGTCAATCGCCATATGCATGAATTTGGCACCACGGTTGAACAGATGGCTATGGTCTCCGTCAAAAATCATCTGAATGCCCTGTACAATCCCTATGCGCAGAAGGCGAAACGTCTCACCGTCAAACAGGTTCGGGAATCCCCAATGGTAGCCACCCCATTGACCATGGAAGATATCTGCACCATGTCCGATGGAGCAGCCGTCTGCATTCTGGCTGACGAAACCATTGCGGAACAGGTCTGTGACCGGCCGGTGCACATCACCGGCATAGGATCAGGGTCAGATGCCATGCGCATGGCTGACCGGCCGCATGGAAAAGTTCCGCTGCTTCCGCACGAGCAGGAATCCGATTATGCCCGGCTCAAATACCCCGGGGTGCATTCCTTTCGCGGTGGTCGAATGGCGGCAAAACTGGCCTACGAAATGGCCGGCATCCGGAATCCATTGGAAGATTTAAGCTTTGTCGAACTTCACGATGCGTATACCTCCTCTGAAATTCAAACCTATGAAGACCTGGGGTTGTGTAAATATGGGGAAGGCGGCAGTTTTATTGAAAAGGGTATCCCGTTCATGCCGGGGATTGAGTATGACTTGCCGTTACCGGATCAAGGGCGATTCCCCGTGAATCCATCCGGGGGACTGTTGGCCTGCGGCCATCCGGTCGGAGCCACAGGTCTGATGCAGGCCGTCTTTGCGTTTTGGCAACTACAAGGCACGATCGAGAAGCATTTAGGCAGTCCGGCATTACAACTTCGCGATCCCCGACGTGGACTCATCCATAGTCATGCGGGCACCGGGACCTATATCACCGTTTCGATCTTGGAGAGGACATAA
- a CDS encoding Zn-ribbon domain-containing OB-fold protein, with product MKHSETTGKPMEKRQETNLPEGAPLIIQDHYEIDYRHSYAQDSPFFVGLSQGRLLGSRCTGCQYMYATPRAHCMECGAPTTWEALPPTGRVHTFTVCYYGGESFLKETPFLLVLVEFDQVNTLFLSRLKGVPPEEIHIGLPIRPQFSDTPTYKVTDVWFEPLDRT from the coding sequence ATGAAACACTCTGAAACAACCGGCAAACCCATGGAGAAACGCCAGGAGACGAATCTACCGGAAGGCGCCCCGTTGATCATCCAGGACCACTACGAAATCGACTACCGGCATAGTTATGCCCAGGATTCCCCCTTCTTTGTGGGTTTGAGTCAAGGCCGCTTGCTGGGATCGCGATGTACGGGGTGCCAGTATATGTATGCGACACCACGGGCACATTGCATGGAATGCGGGGCGCCCACGACGTGGGAAGCACTTCCACCAACCGGACGCGTGCATACCTTCACGGTCTGCTATTACGGCGGGGAGAGTTTTCTGAAAGAAACCCCCTTTCTGTTGGTGTTGGTGGAATTTGATCAGGTGAATACGCTTTTTCTCTCCCGGCTCAAAGGCGTGCCACCGGAAGAGATTCACATTGGACTCCCGATTCGTCCACAATTCTCCGACACCCCCACTTACAAGGTGACCGATGTCTGGTTCGAACCCCTTGACCGTACATGA